From the Saimiri boliviensis isolate mSaiBol1 chromosome X, mSaiBol1.pri, whole genome shotgun sequence genome, one window contains:
- the FTHL17 gene encoding ferritin heavy polypeptide-like 17, whose amino-acid sequence MATGPPPQVLPNYDNNCEDAVNSHIKLELYASYVYLSMAVYFNQDDVALKNFHRYFLCLSDDKIECAQKLVRLQKERGGFICLHDITKPERQGWESGLKAMECAFNLEKTINQSLLELYQLATEKGDSQLCDFLESHYLHEQVKAIKELADYVSNLRKICSPEGGLAEYLFDKLTLSGRVRDT is encoded by the coding sequence ATGGCCACCGGCCCACCTCCGCAAGTACTCCCGAACTATGACAACAACTGCGAGGATGCCGTCAACAGCCACATCAAGCTGGAGCTCTACGCCTCCTACGTGTACCTGTCCATGGCTGTCTACTTCAACCAGGACGACGTGGCCCTGAAGAACTTCCACCGTTACTTCCTGTGCCTGTCAGATGACAAGATAGAGTGTGCCCAGaagctggtgaggctgcagaaagAGCGTGGCGGCTTCATCTGCCTTCACGACATCACGAAGCCAGAGCGCCAAGGCTGGGAGAGCGGGCTCAAGGCCATGGAGTGCGCCTTCAATCTAGAAAAGACCATCAACCAGAGCCTGCTGGAGCTGTACCAACTGGCCACCGAGAAGGGTGATTCTCAGCTGTGCGACTTCCTGGAGAGCCACTACCTGCACGAGCAAGTCAAGGCCATCAAAGAGCTGGCTGACTACGTGAGCAACCTGCGTAAGATATGTTCCCCGGAAGGTGGCCTGGCTGAGTACCTGTTCGACAAGCTCACCCTGAGCGGCCGTGTCAGAGACACCTGA